Genomic DNA from Acipenser ruthenus chromosome 4, fAciRut3.2 maternal haplotype, whole genome shotgun sequence:
CGATAATGAGAGACTATATGCACAACACCTCCAAAATAAACTGTATCCTGACCATACTTACTCAGTGGTATCAGGTGGGGAGCCTCTTGACATCCCCGAGCTCTCCTGGGAACAGCTAAAACAGTTCCATGCCACACACTACCATCCCAGCAATGCCAGGTACTGTACAGTGTCAGAGCAACATGTTTACTTGTGTTCCATTTCGTATTAGTATTGCTAATACTTTTGAtatgtattttgttgttgttgtggtctTTTCAAGTATACATTTTGCATTTCACTTTATTTTTGTTGCCTTTGCAGTCTTTAAGAATTAAACATGTCATTATGTTTAAAATAACctaatttaatatctcttttcaTCAATAAAGCTTGCTATTTAGTGTTAAATACACAGCATGCATTTATAGTGAATTCTTTTAGGTAGTTTTCATTtaattaactgtatttttttttagagtTCAGGGGCGTTTGGGTGTATGTATAAAATTCCTTTCACTTTAAACAGCGATATTTCATTTCTCAGGTTCTTTACCTATGGGGATCTACCTCTAGAGCAGCACTTGAAGCAAATCCAAGAAGAAGCTCTGTCCAGATTTCAGCGCACAGAACCACAAACAGCTGTCCCACCACAGACGCATTGGAGCAACCCTGTACGTGAATGAGTCCACATCCGACATAGCATAACCTTGAACACACATTTTAGATGTATAGTTTGTGTATTAAGTTGCTATGACTAAGGTATATATTAGATACAAACACTTGCAATGTACATACTGTGAGCTAATTAAGTGTGTGTGAtatattgctgtgctgtgtttaaaatgttttacagaggGAGCACCATGTGACCTGTGGGCCAGATTCACTGGCTCCTGATCCTTCCAAACAGAATACAGTCTGTGTCAGTTACCTGCTTGGAGAGTAAGTAAATACAGTGTAATGAGTCTACAGTGACCACCAAACAAACTAAAGGTCTCCCTGTATTAGGACCTGCTTTCTATTGAGACCGTTTTAGTTAATCTGCTtgatgtaatattaaaaaaaagtgatttgagtttgtgatttgttttacttGACAAGCATGAAGTCAGATCTATAAAGTGTTGGTTATAACTGGTTCTTTATTGGCAGGGGTTCAAATGCAAATCATTGGGCATTCTCGCATGTGAACCATCAGAATGGTTTGGTCCACTTTgagatcataataataataataacaatgagatAGAACTGCCCTGTTTAACGGGAGCTCTCAGGGGGCGgctcacaattggccgagcaccgcctggaggagggagggggggtcttaggtcggccagggtgtcctcagctcaccgcgcaccagcgacccctgtagtctggccgggcgcctgcaggcttgcctgtaagctgcccagagctgcgttgccctccgatgctgtagctctgaggtggctgcatggtgagtcagcagtgtgaaaaaaagctgacagcacacgcttcagaggacagcgtgtgttcgtctttgccgcttcCGAGCCAGCGCAAGGGTGGTAGTTTGTATTTTTTAACTTTGGCTTGCATGCGGGCCCCGTATTTGAATCCCTGTTTATTGTCCTTCGTGTGCTTGTTTAAGAGCCCTTGACAGAGAAGCAGTATGTTCATGATACTTTCTTGTTTAGTATTACAGATACCTTTGAAGCCTTCACATTAAATCTTTTGTCTTCCCTGATGGTTTCTGGACCCAACTCCCCATTTTACAAAGCCCTGATTGAGGCCAAGATTGGAACAGACTTCTCTTCCGTTGTTGGGTATGTGGCAAAAATGATGTTCAAAAGAGAGGACAtaacactcaaaaaaaaaaagtagccctTGCATTGCCTGGTGTGAATGATAACAGCAGCAGCTGAGAAAACAAATTActgtttcttttcctttcttttagttttgATGGCAGCACCAAAGAGGCCTCCTTCAGTGTGGGCTTGCAGGGGATTGCAGAAAAAGACATCGAAACAGTTAAAGAAATAATCTTCCAAACTGTTAATGAAATTATTGCGTAAGTAATCTACATGGTAAAATCGTACTGTACACATTAAAAAACAGAATTACAAtaactttcttaaaaaaaaaaaaaaaagtttctctaaAATTATATTTCCTGTctaatatcctattgtgtgttctgtgtgactAATTATTGCTCTGTCTGTAATAAATTGAAATTAAATGCCTGTACCTGTGTTTTATCTAAGCAATGGATTTGAGGAGGAAAGGATAGAAGCACTTCTTCACAAGATTGAAATCCAGATGAAGCATCAGAGCACCAGTTTTGGTCTTTCCTTGGCCTCTgtaagtttctttctttttttttcttttttaatgatgtaaaaataatgataaacaGCACCCTCTCCTTCGATGTTATAGTAATAGGTTTCTGTagctttaaataaatgtgttacattCTCTACATAATGGTATTTTCCTCTAAGGTGATGTAATGGAATGGTGGAATGCTTCTTTTTTCATTTGCATACTTTTTTAGTATATTGCTACTTGCTGGAACCATGATGGGGACCCAGTGGAGGTTTTAAAGATCAGTGACAAAGTGACCAGGTTCAGGCAATGCCTTCAGGATAATCCACACTTTCTTCAAGAGAAGGTCAAACTGTACTTCAAGGTAAATGTACTATGTGTAGCTATACAGATCGTATAAAATGGGCATGCTCAATAGTGACAGGATATTACTATAGAGTATTCCAGTTTAACATGAAACACGTGGGCCAAGTAAAAATGTGTTCATGACGTATCTAATCTCTACCTAGGATAACCCTCATCGGCTGACCTTGTCAATGAGTCCAGATGAGTCTTACTTTGAGAAGCAAACTAAGGCAGAGGATGAAAAGCTCAAACAAAAAGTCAGTGCCTTGTCTGAAGAGGACAAAAAGCTAATCTACGAAAAAGGCAAGTCAAAGAAGCACAAAGTTAAAACTGCAAGGTTCTACCTGCTACAGACTTGGTCATTTCACGCTGATGGGGAAGTAGTGTATGGGATAACACAGTAGTGGGATATGTTTTCAGATGTAGCTAATTTAATGCAGCACTGCAGAATGTAGCTTATGACATGGTGAGACAAAGACCTTTGacgtttgtgttgctgtgtacaTTATGCTTGTTAATTGTGTCTCCCAGGTTTACAGTTGATGGCTGCTCAGAGTGCAACCCAAGATGCCTCTTGTCTGCCCGCACTGAAAGTGTCTGATATTCAGCCAACTATTCCATTTACACCTGTGGAAATGGGAAAAgcaggtacattttaaaatagtttggtaAAGGAGAAAACTGATTTCGAGCAGAAATATTTTGCAAGCAATGCACACTTAATAGTGCAGCTTTATAACCACTGGCCAAAGGGGAAGCTGTCAGAAAACTCGAAATTCCTGTCAAAACCAACACTAAAGGAATTAAATAACCTGAAATGAGAGCCACCAGCTAGCTACTGTTACCAGCACCTTTTGTTAGATTGATTTGGGGGTTACTGAGGGTCTTCTGTGATGGCACAAACTCCTTGTGGTGGCAtttgaaaaacacagttttaggGACATGGTCCATTCGTAATTCATGGACGAGGCACAGGCGATGCTAGAAGAGGAACACGGTTTGGTTTATTCCACACTTTAAATCTGTAAAGAATAACAAGTCATTCGATTTCTCAGGTAAAACAAACAGCTGGAACATATATATTGTACTAGTTTTTTTCCCAGTCATATCAAAAAGcacatttctcatttctagtGGTTAGAAAAAGGTCCCTGATAAAAGCTTTGGGGTTAAAACCTGTGTCTACTACTTCACTTGTGTGATCATTTTTACCTGAGAAATGGAATGGCCTGTTACTCAAGCTCAATATTCCACAGCATATGTTTGGAGAAAAGGTGCTTTTGTTAAAAATCCTCAAAAAGACCAAGTTAAAAGATCAGGATGTAAGCGTGTATATTTAGTGCCAGTGGGGTTGTGCTTGGGTGTTTAATATAACTCCTCCTTCACATCTGCAGGTGAGgtcccagtacagtactgtgcccAGCCCACCAATGGCATGGTTTATTTCAGGGCAATGTGCAGCCTGAACACACTTCCCGAGGATCTCAAAATATATGTTCCACTTTTCTGCAATGTCATAACTAAGTAAGTAGGTTAAGACCTTCAAGCACTCACGTTCTTAACTGATTAAAAAATAGCTATTCTTAACATAAATTTAAAAAGGTTTTTTCAAATGAATGCAGTGTTTCTCATCAGGGGTTTAATTAAATCTTATAGTGGGTTCAAGCTTAGCAACATAAATTAATCGCCACACCAATGAAACCACGAAATATGGGCATTGACTAAAGGCCAAAATTAGGCCAGTGTAAACCACAGCTGTTTGTACGAACCGCAGGTCCACATGTCTACTTCATCCTCCATTTCGGATCTTGGTATTTTGGAAAAGTGTTTTTAGACATAAAAACAAATACTTCATTAAAGAAGTCAGTGAGGAATGTTGAGTGGTTTGGCATGTAAGGCATTTTGCCGCCTGTGtcgctgccattgctttcatgtggtgttggacagatcagcgcgGGACGATACCGCGCGTCCCGCGGTGACGCTTAGCGGTAACGCTCATATCAAATCCAGAGCGATTTTTTTCTGGCTGCCACGCGGTACCGTCAGTgtattaaccaatcacagccaagtgctgacaacacgtgcttgctaagaaaaatcatgaatgaaactgttgtctacgggggtgtccaagcaccctgaagtgtttaaTCCCTCCCACATTTCATAAAAGGACATACAtctgataagcatccttcctgccttttttatatttctgtagttcactactatttttgtatgtttctttgctaagctcagatcgctcatttcatacacctgcatatagatgacagaaaaacaaagttgaaaaacaaaccagtgcttttatttagtagattacatatatggggggcattacagctatggccaaaagttttgtatcatgccctataaaattaaaaatgttacgttgacatattaaaattacatatcgctttgtagttttctaaaaattgaaaaatgtgacaatttgaaatctaacatgaaatactgtactactattgtagtttccggtagacttgagataccattttgtagtttcttagattgcatgatgttaaataaaatatcgaaattatgttcatagagttgtttttttttttttttttttttttttaatatgtctgcatcctaatattctactaggtgatgcaaaacttttggccatatatgtaaattatattagAGTACAATAGCCTATGGTGTCAACTACTGTACTGGACtattacatttttctatattGTAAAAAGTCAGTCGCGcagtgcataccgctcctgtgtgtccgggtgcagactagcAGTACCGTGAAAATGCCCAGCAGTGCCGCGCCACGCCTGACTGTTTCGGGCTTTAGTCGAAGTATAATACTCTGATGTTAAAAATGTTATTCATTTCAGGCTGGGATGTGGAGTCATGGACTACAGACAGCAGTCTCAGCAAATTGAGCTGAAGACTGGAGGAATGTCGGTTTCTCCACAAATTATTCCAGATGCTACTGACCTAGATATGTATGAACAGGTAATGTAATAGATACAACAGAAgcaaaacaatgtactgtatcttGTTTCTTTGAGTTGAACTGTATGTTACACTTTTCCCCAACAGGGGGTGCTACTCACTTCTTCTAGTCTGGAGAGGAATGTGCCTGATATGATGCGACTCTGGAGTGAGATTATTAACACGTGaggttcctttttgttttatcttTAGCAGGTTTCATAGTGTCAACAAAGTCCTTCTGgggaatattttattttaattgaatgaaGGGGACCAGATTAGCGTTGCACTAGTGCTAGAATTATTGTTTACCTTATGTAGAATGTTTTGTCAAGTTGCATTGTAGTGTATACTTGATTGTGGTCCCCAGTGCTTCTATTACTATTGTATGTAtatttttatgtcattttttaaatatgcatttatttattcatgaatgtatgtattttctttttcttttacatttacatgtaaaggtgtttttttttttcttgtagttaAATTAAAAAGATTCAACTTTAATTTCTCAGAAGACTTGCTGCTCTTTCTGTTGCAGTGCCTGTTTCGATGATGAGGAGCGGCTGCGAGTGCTGGTTATGATGTCAGCTCAGGAACTCGCCAATGGGATTCCAGATTCCGGACACACGTATGCAATGATTCGAGCTGCCAGAAACCTCACTCCAGCAGGAGACTTGCAAGAAACATTTGATGGCATGGACCAAGTAAGACGTCAACagaatgcatttcaaacactggCTTGGTCATTATTTACACCCGTAATTTTGAGTTTTGATGATCGAGAAGTACAGGTTGAGAGATGTCTTTTAAAGTCTGAATGTACGCTTGGCGACAGAACAGCAGAGATAATAACACAGTAagtctgctttttttttcctttaaggtGAAACTTATGAAGAGAATTGCAGAGATGTCCAATCTCACCCCAATACTGCGCAAGTTTCCGCGCATTAAGAAACATTTATTCAACCCAGAGAACATGAGGTAAGGACCATGTGATAGGGGGAGTGGCATCCCCCGTCTCATGTTATCTTGTTAGACTAGTGGTTGCAAAGCCAGACCATGTGCAACAGGCAGTATAAGTGTGTATGTGGCAGCAGGGTGCCTGCTCCCACACAGATACAGCTGGGCAGAGCTGTGTGACGGTGAGGAGGCAGAGAAAGCGGTAGTGTGTGGCAGAACAATAAACTCAACAGTGCAAAGATTTGTTACTGTCAATATTTTAGTAATTACAGATGTGACCCTGAATGTGACACAGACTGTCTTTCCCATGTCAGTCCAGTCCGGTAATTAGTGCCTGCGtgcactgtgtttttgttgttattattattgttgccattGTTAATAATGTGGTACTGCTGTTATGATATTTATGTGTCTTCTGTTGTGTACCAGTATAGTAATTGCATTTAGTTGAAGCTCGCTATACAAGCCATGCatcaaaactaaacaaaaggGTTAGCTAACATCATCTGCGACACCTGGGGTTGTTCATAGGGATTACTGAGGAGCTGGTATCTCCTGTATCATCATGATCGGTcacattttaaatactggtaTATATGAAAAATAGAACAGGTCTGTGTTTATAAGCATGTATATATGACTGGCTGTTTATTGGTGACAGAGGTTTGATGTGTATTTGAATGCTGGTTATTGTTATCGCTTCTGGAGTGTCCTACAGTAGTATAAGGGGTGGAATTAGAGCCCTAGGGATCAGCCCGTGGTCAGAGCAGGACCAGGCTGTGTTAAACGCAATCGGTGAAGAGGTCAGAGTGGGCTTGTCTGATACAGTTGAAATGGAGCCCTAGGGATCAGTGTTGATCAGCCCATGGTCAGAGCAGGACCAGGCTGTGTTAAACGCAATCGGTGAAGAGGTCAGAGTGGGCTTGTCTGATACAGTTGAAATGGAGCCCTAGGGATCAGTGTTGATCAGCCCGTGGTCAGAGCAGGACCAGGCTGTGTTAAACGCGATCGGTGAAGAGGTCAGAGTGGGCTTGTCTGATACAGTTGTAATGGAGCCCTAGGGATCAGTGTTGATCAGCCCATGGTCAGAGCAGGACCAGGCTGTGTTAAACGTGATCGGTGAAGAGGTCAGAGTGGGCTGGTCTGATACAGTTGTAATGGAGCCCTAGGGATCAGTGTTGATCAGCCCATGGTCAGAGCAGGACCAGGCTGTGTTAAACGTGATCGGTGAAGAGGTCAGAGTGGGCTTGTCTGATACAGTTGAAATGGAGCCTTAGGGATCAGTGTTGATCAGCCCGTGGTCAGAGCAGGACCAGGCTGTGTTAAACGCGATCGTGAAGAGGTCAGAGTGGGCTTGTCTGATACAGTTGTAATGGAGCCCTAGGGATCAGTGTTGATCAGCCCATGGTCAGAGCAGGACCAGGCTGTGTTAAACGTGATCGGTGAAGAGGTCAGAGTGGGCTGGTCTGATACAGTTGTAATGGAGCCCTAGGGATCAGTGTTGATCAGCCCATGGTCAGAGCAGGACCAGGCTGTGTTAAACGTGATCGGTGAAGAGGTCAGAGTGGGCTGGTCTGATACAGTTGTAATGGAGCCCTAGGGATCAGTGTTGATCAGCCCATGGTCAGAGCAGGACCAGGCTGTGTTAAACGCAATCGGTGAAGAGGTCAGAGTGGGCTTGTCTGATACAGTTGAAATGGAGCCCTAGGGATCAGTGTTGATCAGCCCATGGTCAGAGCAGGACCAGGCTGTGTTAAACGTGATCGGTGAAGAGGTCAGAGTGGGCTGGTCTGATACAGTTGCTGGGGCTAGCTTCACGCTGCATTCAATTTTGTTACTGCTGCagttttaaacttttctttttgttaattttgtttgttgttgataCTGTGCACATGGAATAAGATGAACGTCAATGGGCTtaaactcttttttattttttttaattttttttttttaaaccaccacACTACTGCGTTGTTCCCTAATTTACTATATGTTACGAAAAACCAGTAACCACCCGGCAAAAGGTTCCTGTGACAAAAGACCACAAAAATATGctgtcagtttttcttttctttttttttttaaagctgcagttcATGTATCATATGGCTTCATGAACTTCTGAATCAGAATTTGGTTTATCTTATGTAAAACAtattcattacttttttttactgttaatatTAAAGTATTTATCATTGCTATTTTCAAATTGCTGAGTAAGACTAACTTGATGTTAATAATATTTGCATAAGCATATTATgaattctgttctgttttattttgacagaTGTGCTGTTAATGCCACTCCTCAGATGATGTCAGAAGCATCCTTGGAAGTGGAGAAGTTAATGAATTTAATTGCTAGgaagaaaaaggaaagaaaacatgTTCGACCCAACATTATTGAGGTATCTGTTTTAAACCTACCTAAAGTATTGTATTACGTAACTTATCTGtcaatgcatattttatttgtaaaaagtattTAACTAGCTAAAACATATATGATTTACAGAActgtatacaatttattttctgAACCAGGTCTTGCTCCATATATATGTTATACATCTATTGCAGTAAAACTGAGGCCAATGAGATTATATGTATACTGTTCTTGTTGATAATTTAATAAACAGGAATTACCAGATAGAAGATGAAGCTTTTCCAACACAGAGGCAGCAATCTTGCAAAAGTTACTTTTATTGAAAGACCTGTTCATGTAATATTGAATGAGAAACTGCCACATCACAAGCAGACCAACTCGGTTCTTTCTTTTACTTTTTGTATACCTGCTCAGTCAATTGCAGTGATTTTATGTATAGTTGATGAAAGTCTATGTGAtatggaataataataaacaatatatcTACAAAATATATTAAGGGACTTCATTATATCGTGTAACTTAACTAGCGTTATATACAGATGCTAGTTAACTAGGCCATTTCTGGATGAATGTGGGAAGCATGAACTGTAAGGTATACATTGCCCTTTGCTGTCAGCCTCTGTCCTGACGGATTCAGCCTCCAAGGCAGGAGAGGATGGGGCAATGCACCCTTAGGGAAACATTGTTGGAGAGGTTGCAGAAGTAAGGCTTTGAAGAAAAGCAATGCAGGCGGAAAACCAAGACATACCACAGGTTTAAATAAGGAGACTTGTTACAATGCCTTCAGAATCACACTAAAGTTAACACCAAAAGTAGTCACAGTCTGAATGATAAGGATGCACTATATAGAACAACCAATGTGAAACGTCCCTGTTTCcagtaaacctttatttttaCAGAAACCACTGGATCCACTGGTTGGAAGTAGTTTTAGTCCAGGATCAGGTCCTAGCAGGAAACTCA
This window encodes:
- the LOC117399777 gene encoding presequence protease, mitochondrial-like isoform X2, whose amino-acid sequence is MEVQQQFCQRKSIAVQSWGENPWVYSESAVKLTHDNTGARYLHVARDDSNNLFSVQFRTTPMDSTGVPHILEHTVLCGSEKYPCRDPFFKMLNRSLSTFMNAFTASDYTMYPFSTQNGKDFQNLLSVYLDAVFFPCLRELDFWQEGWRLEHENPTDPNAPLVFKGVVFNEMKGAFTDNERLYAQHLQNKLYPDHTYSVVSGGEPLDIPELSWEQLKQFHATHYHPSNARFFTYGDLPLEQHLKQIQEEALSRFQRTEPQTAVPPQTHWSNPREHHVTCGPDSLAPDPSKQNTVCVSYLLGDITDTFEAFTLNLLSSLMVSGPNSPFYKALIEAKIGTDFSSVVGFDGSTKEASFSVGLQGIAEKDIETVKEIIFQTVNEIIANGFEEERIEALLHKIEIQMKHQSTSFGLSLASYIATCWNHDGDPVEVLKISDKVTRFRQCLQDNPHFLQEKVKLYFKDNPHRLTLSMSPDESYFEKQTKAEDEKLKQKVSALSEEDKKLIYEKGLQLMAAQSATQDASCLPALKVSDIQPTIPFTPVEMGKAGEVPVQYCAQPTNGMVYFRAMCSLNTLPEDLKIYVPLFCNVITKLGCGVMDYRQQSQQIELKTGGMSVSPQIIPDATDLDMYEQGVLLTSSSLERNVPDMMRLWSEIINTACFDDEERLRVLVMMSAQELANGIPDSGHTYAMIRAARNLTPAGDLQETFDGMDQVKLMKRIAEMSNLTPILRKFPRIKKHLFNPENMRCAVNATPQMMSEASLEVEKLMNLIARKKKERKHVRPNIIEKPLDPLVGSSFSPGSGPSRKLISDPTFKPCQMKTYFQLPFPVNYVSECIRAVPFADQDYASLQILARLMTAKFLHGEIREKGGAYGGGARMGQGGLFAFYSYRDPNSITTLTAFRKGVEWAKAGKFTQQDIDEAKLSVFSAVDAPIAPSNKGISQFLNGIPDEMKQKHREQLFAVTHKSLVEVANKYLGIGQSTCGLAILGPPNESINKNPSWVVR
- the LOC117399777 gene encoding presequence protease, mitochondrial-like isoform X1, giving the protein MFRQTTGLLKKLRHLSFVGQKPWRFNSSSAKERALLYKAGEKIHGFTVNQVTDVPDLFLTAVKLTHDNTGARYLHVARDDSNNLFSVQFRTTPMDSTGVPHILEHTVLCGSEKYPCRDPFFKMLNRSLSTFMNAFTASDYTMYPFSTQNGKDFQNLLSVYLDAVFFPCLRELDFWQEGWRLEHENPTDPNAPLVFKGVVFNEMKGAFTDNERLYAQHLQNKLYPDHTYSVVSGGEPLDIPELSWEQLKQFHATHYHPSNARFFTYGDLPLEQHLKQIQEEALSRFQRTEPQTAVPPQTHWSNPREHHVTCGPDSLAPDPSKQNTVCVSYLLGDITDTFEAFTLNLLSSLMVSGPNSPFYKALIEAKIGTDFSSVVGFDGSTKEASFSVGLQGIAEKDIETVKEIIFQTVNEIIANGFEEERIEALLHKIEIQMKHQSTSFGLSLASYIATCWNHDGDPVEVLKISDKVTRFRQCLQDNPHFLQEKVKLYFKDNPHRLTLSMSPDESYFEKQTKAEDEKLKQKVSALSEEDKKLIYEKGLQLMAAQSATQDASCLPALKVSDIQPTIPFTPVEMGKAGEVPVQYCAQPTNGMVYFRAMCSLNTLPEDLKIYVPLFCNVITKLGCGVMDYRQQSQQIELKTGGMSVSPQIIPDATDLDMYEQGVLLTSSSLERNVPDMMRLWSEIINTACFDDEERLRVLVMMSAQELANGIPDSGHTYAMIRAARNLTPAGDLQETFDGMDQVKLMKRIAEMSNLTPILRKFPRIKKHLFNPENMRCAVNATPQMMSEASLEVEKLMNLIARKKKERKHVRPNIIEKPLDPLVGSSFSPGSGPSRKLISDPTFKPCQMKTYFQLPFPVNYVSECIRAVPFADQDYASLQILARLMTAKFLHGEIREKGGAYGGGARMGQGGLFAFYSYRDPNSITTLTAFRKGVEWAKAGKFTQQDIDEAKLSVFSAVDAPIAPSNKGISQFLNGIPDEMKQKHREQLFAVTHKSLVEVANKYLGIGQSTCGLAILGPPNESINKNPSWVVR